The Candidatus Hinthialibacter antarcticus genomic sequence TTCTCGCGATTTGGATGCTGATGCAAACCTCTCGTCCTGTTCACCTAAAGATGTCTCCAATAATTGATCCCGCTATGCTGCGGCACATCCTGCACATTGGCGTTCCGACGGGAGTCTCCGGCTTCTTTCGGAATGGAGCGCGGGTGTTGTTTATTGGAATCATCGCGTCAACGGCAGCAGGAACTACAGCAGTCGCCGCCGCTTCGATCGGGTTCCAAATTCGCATGTTGTCGATCATGCCGGCGCTGGCGTTTCAGGTGGGGACCGCCGCCCTGGTCGGCCAGAGCATTGGGGCCAAAAACGCAGAAAAAGCCGAAGCATACGGTTGGACGGCCATCCAGTTTGTTTCCATGATTATGGCTGTGACCAGCATCATTTTAATCATCTGGCCTGTGACGATTGTGGGGTTGTTTACCACAGATAAAGATGTTCTGGCGCTTGCGAGAATAACACTGATTTGCATCGCGTTTGAGCAGTTTTGCAATTGCGTCTCTATTGTCGCGGGCGGCGCGTTGGCAGGATCGGGCGACACCCGGCCGTCTATGCGTTATACGGTTTTCGCTCAATGGATGCTGATGATTCCCGCCGCGTGGTTTTTTGTCGCTTATAGCCCGTGGGACGTTTACGGCGCGTGGGTGGCGTGGGGCGTCGCGCCTGCTGTCCAGAGCGTATTGACGGTAATGCGTTTCTGGCGGGGAAAGTGGAAAGCGGTCCGCGTTGTCTATCATCCAGAAGATGCGGGGGATGTAGAACCGGCCTAAATATTCTAATAAGTTTGGATGCTTTGTACGCTCAGTTCAGAGAAGAACAAATTTTTACTAATTGTTTCGCTGCCGTTTTGAACAAAGGTATTCACCCACATGTTGCTTGTTCCAGGATACGGCAGACCCGTTGAAGTCGTGGCGGAAACCTGATGGTCTATAATGATAATCTTGTCAACGTCCCATTTATGTTTGGGGTCAATGCGCTTGACGCCAATCTCCACTTTTTTGCAAGCCGAGTAGTTTGAGTCTATCGAAAGCATCACATAGACGTCTTTTTCTGTGATGTCAGGCCGCAAGATGGCGCCGCGCAAAAAGCGCAATAATTTAGGGCTTAAATTCTCTGGCGTAAACAAAAACACGACAAAGGGATCAAGCGTACTCGAGCGGGTTTCAACCTGTTCTATGTCATCTGGAAACCCTAAAAATTGCGGGGACGGATACCAATAATTCGGCAGGTAGAAAAACTCGACAATATCGTCGGGGATAAACAAATGAAACATATTTGATTGAATGGTCGAATTTGCCGGTTCTAGCGTAAACCGATATTCTAACGGCATCTCCGAACTGCTTTGCAGCCTACGGATG encodes the following:
- a CDS encoding MATE family efflux transporter, encoding MLNRWFDPTLLRDLLKISWPTVVYSLLETAVGLVDIYFSGFLGHPAVAALGFSRQIFLVLMIGTIAVTTGTITLVSQNFGAKRYDVASSVAWHSLLVSIVAGIGLGIIGALTARICLLSLGAEPVVLAHAVPYLRVLLGGVVFLMINFSTNAVFRAMGDTKTPLKIALLVNVLNVGFNYVFLFGFPPVIPAFGVTGIAIGTVLARAIGGVLAIWMLMQTSRPVHLKMSPIIDPAMLRHILHIGVPTGVSGFFRNGARVLFIGIIASTAAGTTAVAAASIGFQIRMLSIMPALAFQVGTAALVGQSIGAKNAEKAEAYGWTAIQFVSMIMAVTSIILIIWPVTIVGLFTTDKDVLALARITLICIAFEQFCNCVSIVAGGALAGSGDTRPSMRYTVFAQWMLMIPAAWFFVAYSPWDVYGAWVAWGVAPAVQSVLTVMRFWRGKWKAVRVVYHPEDAGDVEPA